In a single window of the Methanofollis ethanolicus genome:
- a CDS encoding alpha/beta hydrolase, translating into MREGVLGVLLVVVLAAAGCTAAPSYGVDGDGVLSLSVPTPSYDETVQNTTGNVTVSEIVLHRDVEVACLLAAPADPRAGIVYAPGAGVKKEAHRDRAIEYAENGIAFLIVDVRGNGGATPGHPLDFDADFEVFEKGDWPQMYAVAADMIAAREVLVARCPGTPVHAMGASNGGRYAAMAAAADPAFAGYIGVSTSGFCRSGDRYAGDARRFLLSVDPSVSVASISPRPVTVFHAPDDPVIPFADGQALSDAAKEPKEFVPFNGTHGVNAEVDARVIAVCV; encoded by the coding sequence ATGAGGGAGGGCGTTCTCGGCGTCCTGCTGGTCGTCGTCCTGGCGGCCGCGGGGTGCACGGCGGCGCCGTCCTATGGAGTGGACGGGGACGGTGTCCTCTCCCTCTCCGTGCCGACGCCGTCTTACGACGAGACGGTCCAGAACACGACCGGGAATGTCACCGTCTCGGAGATCGTCCTCCACCGCGACGTCGAGGTCGCCTGCCTGCTCGCCGCACCGGCAGACCCGCGGGCGGGGATCGTCTACGCACCCGGCGCCGGGGTGAAGAAGGAGGCGCACCGCGACCGGGCAATCGAGTACGCGGAGAACGGCATCGCCTTCCTGATCGTGGACGTCCGCGGCAACGGCGGCGCAACACCCGGACACCCCCTGGACTTCGACGCCGACTTCGAGGTGTTCGAGAAGGGCGACTGGCCGCAGATGTACGCGGTCGCCGCGGACATGATCGCGGCGCGAGAGGTGCTGGTGGCACGCTGCCCCGGCACGCCCGTCCACGCGATGGGGGCGTCGAACGGCGGGAGATACGCGGCGATGGCGGCGGCGGCCGACCCGGCCTTCGCAGGCTATATCGGGGTCTCGACCTCGGGCTTCTGCCGCTCCGGCGACAGGTACGCCGGGGACGCACGGCGGTTCCTCCTCTCCGTCGACCCCTCCGTCTCGGTCGCCTCGATATCGCCGCGGCCTGTCACGGTCTTCCACGCCCCCGACGACCCGGTGATCCCCTTCGCCGACGGCCAGGCCCTCTCCGACGCGGCGAAAGAACCAAAAGAGTTCGTCCCGTTCAACGGGACGCATGGCGTCAATGCCGAGGTGGACGCCCGCGTGATCGCCGTATGCGTGTGA
- a CDS encoding NUDIX hydrolase: MTVIYTGKRLSVELNRYTLPNGKEKERVVVKPGNAAVMLPIEGEDCYLVRQYRFAIGEYIYEAAAGTLEPGEEPIETARRELVEECRIAADEFIPRGFIYTSPGFTDEKVYLFEARGLTPSREFDPDDDEVIEVVRMPLAKAVAMCRDGRISDAKTIAALCRCLR; the protein is encoded by the coding sequence ATGACCGTGATCTACACAGGAAAGAGGCTCTCGGTCGAGTTGAACAGGTACACCCTCCCGAACGGGAAGGAGAAGGAAAGAGTCGTCGTCAAACCCGGCAACGCCGCGGTGATGCTCCCTATCGAGGGGGAGGACTGCTACCTTGTGCGGCAGTACCGCTTCGCCATCGGAGAGTACATCTATGAGGCGGCGGCCGGGACTCTGGAGCCGGGCGAGGAACCGATCGAGACGGCCCGGCGAGAACTCGTCGAGGAGTGCCGGATCGCCGCCGACGAGTTCATCCCGCGGGGCTTCATCTACACCTCGCCGGGTTTCACCGACGAGAAGGTCTACCTCTTCGAGGCCCGCGGCCTCACGCCGTCGCGGGAGTTCGACCCTGACGACGACGAGGTGATCGAGGTGGTCAGGATGCCCCTCGCAAAGGCCGTCGCCATGTGCCGGGACGGGCGGATCTCGGACGCGAAGACGATCGCGGCCCTCTGCCGGTGCCTGCGATGA
- the queC gene encoding 7-cyano-7-deazaguanine synthase QueC has product MKAVCLLSGGMDSSTLAYVAKDMGYDVLALHLNYGQLTERKERECARTVAGLLGAKEFLEVDVGYFRQFGKSALVDEEIPVNDFREEHAGVPKTYVPFRNGNLLAMATSFAESRDADAVFIGVQSSDFSGYPDCREEFIRAFQRAVDLGTAQEKPIRLMTPFVHMNKTEILERGLALGVPYEHTWSCYSTNDTACGVCESCHFRLEAFRALGIEDPIPYEVRP; this is encoded by the coding sequence ATGAAAGCGGTATGCCTCCTCTCGGGCGGGATGGACTCGTCCACCCTCGCCTATGTGGCGAAAGATATGGGCTACGATGTCCTCGCCCTCCACCTCAACTACGGCCAGCTGACAGAGAGGAAGGAGCGCGAGTGCGCACGGACGGTCGCCGGCCTCCTCGGGGCGAAGGAGTTCCTCGAAGTGGACGTCGGCTACTTCAGGCAGTTCGGAAAGAGCGCCCTTGTCGACGAGGAGATCCCGGTGAACGATTTCAGGGAGGAGCACGCGGGTGTCCCGAAGACCTACGTCCCCTTCAGGAACGGGAACCTCCTGGCGATGGCGACGAGTTTTGCCGAGTCCCGCGACGCCGACGCGGTCTTTATCGGGGTGCAGTCCTCAGACTTCTCGGGCTACCCGGACTGCCGGGAAGAGTTCATCCGGGCCTTCCAGCGTGCCGTCGACCTCGGCACGGCGCAGGAAAAGCCGATCCGGTTGATGACGCCCTTCGTGCACATGAACAAGACGGAGATCCTGGAGAGGGGCCTCGCCCTCGGCGTGCCGTACGAGCACACCTGGTCCTGCTACAGCACCAACGATACCGCCTGCGGGGTCTGCGAGTCCTGCCACTTCAGGCTCGAAGCCTTCCGCGCCCTCGGCATCGAGGACCCGATCCCGTACGAGGTGCGGCCATGA
- a CDS encoding 7-carboxy-7-deazaguanine synthase QueE: MRICEVFYSLQGEGTEQGRPTAFVRLAGCNLACAWCDTPEAQDATAGKEVAADALLDHLWRKKCRTVCFTGGEPLLQMDEVVEASRRLSGMGYAVEIETNGTVDFRPVQPFASVCMDVKCPSSGETSDLSLLPYIREKDSVKFVVGTNEDLAYVEKVLKHCPIKGEVFVSPVYGADEKGIARWVLESGFPVRFQIQLHKYLEMK; encoded by the coding sequence ATGCGGATCTGTGAGGTCTTTTACTCTCTCCAGGGCGAGGGGACAGAGCAGGGCAGGCCGACCGCGTTCGTGAGGCTTGCAGGCTGCAACCTGGCGTGCGCCTGGTGCGACACGCCGGAGGCGCAGGACGCAACCGCCGGGAAAGAGGTCGCGGCCGATGCTCTCCTCGACCACCTCTGGCGCAAAAAGTGCCGGACGGTCTGTTTCACCGGCGGCGAACCTCTCCTCCAGATGGACGAGGTGGTCGAGGCCTCCCGCCGCCTGTCGGGGATGGGTTATGCCGTCGAGATCGAGACGAACGGGACGGTGGACTTCAGGCCTGTCCAGCCCTTCGCCTCTGTCTGCATGGACGTGAAGTGCCCGTCGTCGGGGGAGACGAGCGACCTCTCCCTCCTCCCGTATATCAGGGAGAAGGACAGCGTGAAGTTCGTCGTCGGCACGAACGAGGACCTCGCCTATGTCGAGAAGGTCCTCAAACACTGCCCGATAAAGGGCGAGGTCTTCGTCTCGCCGGTGTACGGCGCGGACGAAAAGGGGATCGCGCGCTGGGTGCTCGAGTCGGGGTTCCCGGTGCGTTTCCAGATCCAGCTCCACAAGTACCTGGAGATGAAGTAA
- a CDS encoding 6-carboxytetrahydropterin synthase, whose product MVTCIYKETYFDASHRLLHYQGKCHRLHGHRWRVEVWIRGTPDETTGILIDYNDIKEVVDRFDHQVVLNEDDPMVACLRQFQDVVTTTGDPTSEVLARVIAGLINEMCGTDGRDARVEKIRVWEAETCYAEATDADL is encoded by the coding sequence ATGGTCACCTGTATCTACAAAGAAACCTACTTCGACGCGAGTCACCGCCTCCTCCACTACCAGGGGAAGTGCCACCGCCTCCACGGTCACAGGTGGAGGGTCGAGGTCTGGATCAGGGGGACGCCCGACGAGACGACCGGTATTCTCATCGACTACAATGATATTAAAGAGGTCGTGGACCGGTTCGACCACCAGGTGGTCCTCAACGAGGATGACCCGATGGTGGCCTGCCTGCGGCAGTTCCAGGACGTGGTGACCACGACCGGCGACCCGACGAGCGAGGTGCTCGCCAGGGTGATCGCCGGTCTCATCAACGAGATGTGCGGCACGGACGGGAGAGACGCACGCGTCGAGAAGATCCGGGTCTGGGAAGCGGAGACCTGCTACGCGGAGGCGACCGATGCGGATCTGTGA
- a CDS encoding 30S ribosomal protein S12, with the protein MGMGKFAARKLKRDANSTRWSDKNYARRELMLDIKSDPLEGAPQARGIVLEKVGVEAKQPNSAIRKCVRVQLIKNGRQVSAFAVGDGAINFIDEHDEVTIEGIGGRLGRSKGDIPGVRFCVTKVNDVCLQEMVLGRKEKPRR; encoded by the coding sequence ATGGGAATGGGTAAATTTGCAGCCAGAAAGCTGAAGCGTGACGCCAACAGCACCCGGTGGAGCGACAAGAACTACGCTCGCCGCGAACTGATGCTCGATATCAAGTCTGATCCCCTCGAGGGCGCCCCGCAGGCCCGTGGCATCGTGCTCGAAAAGGTCGGTGTCGAAGCCAAACAGCCGAACTCGGCCATCCGTAAGTGTGTCCGCGTGCAGTTGATCAAGAACGGTCGCCAGGTCTCGGCCTTCGCCGTCGGCGACGGCGCGATCAACTTCATCGACGAGCACGACGAGGTCACCATCGAAGGTATCGGTGGCCGTCTCGGCAGGTCGAAGGGTGATATTCCTGGTGTTCGTTTCTGTGTCACCAAGGTGAACGACGTATGCCTCCAGGAAATGGTCCTCGGCCGTAAGGAGAAGCCGCGCAGGTGA
- a CDS encoding 30S ribosomal protein S7: MMVEEVETPVQEQVEQVEEKEAGVPRLLFNKWDLSEVQIADPGLLRYVNLTSMIVPHSCGKLSQQQFAKSEMLIVERLINKLMQKEQNTGKKQVTIGIVEEAFDRVNKKTKKNPVQVLVDAIANAGPREETVRLKYGGINVPKAVDTAPQRRVDSALGFLAIATYNGSHKSKRSAADVLADEIIAAAKGDAKAYSVSKKEERERVAKAAR; this comes from the coding sequence ATGATGGTGGAAGAAGTAGAAACTCCTGTCCAGGAACAGGTAGAACAGGTAGAAGAGAAGGAAGCCGGCGTACCGAGGCTCCTTTTCAACAAGTGGGACCTTTCCGAAGTCCAGATCGCCGACCCCGGCCTTCTCCGCTACGTGAACCTCACCTCGATGATCGTCCCGCACTCCTGCGGCAAGCTCTCCCAGCAGCAGTTTGCCAAGAGTGAGATGCTCATCGTCGAGCGGCTCATCAACAAGCTGATGCAGAAGGAACAGAACACCGGCAAGAAGCAGGTCACGATCGGGATCGTCGAGGAAGCCTTCGACAGGGTCAATAAGAAGACCAAGAAGAACCCGGTCCAGGTGCTTGTCGACGCGATCGCCAATGCCGGCCCCCGCGAGGAGACCGTCCGCCTGAAGTACGGCGGCATCAATGTCCCGAAGGCGGTCGACACCGCCCCGCAGCGCCGGGTCGACTCCGCCCTCGGCTTCCTCGCCATCGCCACCTACAACGGCTCCCACAAGAGCAAGCGCTCGGCTGCCGACGTGCTCGCAGACGAGATTATCGCTGCGGCGAAGGGCGATGCAAAGGCCTACTCCGTCTCGAAGAAAGAAGAACGCGAACGTGTTGCAAAGGCTGCACGGTAA
- a CDS encoding elongation factor EF-2 — protein sequence MTRRKKMVERVTELMDKPDRIRNIGIVAHIDHGKTTLSDNLLAGAGMISEELAGHQLFMDSDAEEQARGITIDASNVSMVHEYKGQEYLINMIDTPGHVDFGGDVTRAMRAVDGAVVVVDAVEGTMPQTETVLRQALKEGVKPVLFINKVDRLINEIKVDQTEMQIRLGRVIDKVNKLIKGMNEKMYNDGWKLDAAQGTVAFGSALYNWAVSVPYMKTSGVNFGEVFDRCRAEDMKTLAKKSPLADVLLDMVVKHLPNPIQAQDRRVHIIWHGDYESEVGKSMIGCDPHGPIAMMVTDISFDPHAGEVATGRLFSGTLRRGEEVYISGTAGKSNRLQQVGIFMGPERIEVESLCAGNIAAVTGLKDAIVGSTVTSMMDMTPFESLQHYSEPVMTVAVEAKNMKDLPKLVTVLRQVAKEDPTVRVTINEETGEHLISGMGELHLEIITGRIKRDKGVEIVTSPPIVVYRETPTQKAGPVEGKSPNRHNRFYIELEPLSDEVVQLIKDGEITMNLPEIERRDILIKAGFEKDEAKNLRAIEATNMFFDMTKGIQYLNETMELVLEGWREALAGGPLAEEQVQNLKIRLVDVKLHEDAIHRGPAQVIPAVRSAVKAGILMAGDSLLEPLQKIQITVPMDQMGAATGQIQGRRGQVFDMQSMGDTITVSGKAPVAELFGFAGDIRSATEGRAMWSTEFAGFEVVPQGLLPEVVKAIRKRKGLKEQIPRPDDYLA from the coding sequence ATGACACGAAGAAAAAAGATGGTAGAGCGGGTCACCGAGCTGATGGACAAGCCGGACCGGATCCGCAACATTGGTATCGTAGCACACATCGACCACGGGAAGACCACCCTTTCTGACAACCTGCTTGCAGGCGCCGGGATGATCTCCGAGGAGCTCGCCGGTCACCAGCTCTTCATGGACTCCGACGCGGAAGAGCAGGCCCGCGGCATCACGATTGACGCCTCGAACGTTTCGATGGTCCACGAGTACAAGGGGCAGGAGTACCTCATCAACATGATCGATACTCCGGGCCACGTCGACTTCGGCGGCGACGTCACCCGTGCGATGCGTGCGGTGGACGGTGCGGTCGTCGTCGTGGACGCTGTCGAGGGCACCATGCCCCAGACCGAGACGGTGCTCCGCCAGGCCCTCAAGGAGGGTGTCAAGCCTGTCCTGTTCATCAACAAGGTGGACCGCCTGATCAACGAGATCAAGGTCGACCAGACCGAGATGCAGATCCGCCTCGGGCGTGTCATCGACAAGGTGAACAAACTCATCAAGGGCATGAACGAAAAGATGTACAACGATGGCTGGAAGCTCGACGCCGCACAGGGCACCGTCGCCTTCGGCTCCGCGCTGTACAACTGGGCCGTCTCTGTCCCGTACATGAAGACGTCGGGCGTGAACTTCGGCGAGGTCTTTGACCGCTGCCGCGCCGAGGACATGAAGACTCTCGCCAAGAAGAGCCCGCTCGCTGACGTTCTCCTTGACATGGTCGTCAAGCACCTGCCAAACCCTATCCAGGCACAGGACCGCCGTGTCCACATCATCTGGCACGGCGACTACGAGTCTGAGGTCGGCAAGTCCATGATCGGCTGTGACCCGCACGGTCCTATCGCCATGATGGTCACCGACATCTCCTTCGACCCGCACGCGGGCGAGGTCGCCACCGGCCGTCTCTTCTCCGGCACTCTCCGCCGCGGCGAAGAGGTCTACATCTCCGGCACCGCCGGGAAGTCCAACCGCCTCCAGCAGGTCGGTATCTTCATGGGCCCCGAGAGGATCGAGGTCGAGAGCCTCTGCGCCGGCAACATCGCCGCCGTCACCGGTCTCAAGGACGCGATCGTCGGTTCCACCGTCACGTCGATGATGGACATGACGCCGTTCGAGTCTCTCCAGCACTACTCCGAGCCTGTCATGACCGTTGCGGTTGAGGCGAAGAACATGAAGGACCTTCCGAAGCTCGTCACCGTCCTCCGGCAGGTCGCGAAGGAAGACCCGACTGTCCGCGTCACGATCAACGAGGAGACCGGCGAGCACCTGATCTCCGGCATGGGCGAACTCCACCTGGAGATCATCACCGGTCGTATCAAGCGCGACAAGGGCGTCGAGATCGTCACGTCCCCGCCGATCGTGGTGTACCGCGAGACTCCCACCCAGAAGGCGGGTCCGGTCGAGGGTAAGTCCCCGAACCGCCACAACAGGTTCTACATCGAGCTCGAGCCCCTGAGCGACGAGGTCGTGCAGCTGATCAAGGACGGCGAGATCACGATGAACCTCCCTGAAATCGAGAGGCGTGACATCCTGATCAAGGCCGGTTTCGAGAAGGATGAGGCGAAGAACCTCAGGGCCATCGAAGCGACGAACATGTTCTTCGACATGACCAAGGGTATTCAGTACCTCAACGAGACGATGGAACTTGTCCTCGAAGGCTGGCGCGAGGCCCTTGCGGGCGGTCCGCTTGCCGAGGAACAGGTGCAGAACCTGAAGATCCGCCTCGTCGATGTCAAGCTCCACGAGGACGCGATCCACCGTGGTCCGGCGCAGGTCATCCCCGCGGTCCGTTCCGCGGTCAAGGCCGGCATCCTGATGGCCGGCGACTCCCTCCTCGAGCCGCTGCAGAAGATCCAGATCACTGTCCCGATGGACCAGATGGGTGCCGCAACCGGTCAGATCCAGGGACGGCGCGGTCAGGTCTTCGACATGCAGAGCATGGGCGACACGATCACTGTCTCCGGCAAGGCGCCGGTGGCGGAACTCTTCGGCTTTGCCGGCGACATCCGCTCCGCGACCGAGGGCCGTGCGATGTGGTCCACCGAGTTCGCCGGTTTCGAGGTTGTTCCCCAGGGTCTCCTCCCCGAGGTCGTCAAGGCGATCCGGAAGAGGAAGGGTCTGAAGGAACAGATCCCGAGGCCTGACGATTATCTGGCGTGA
- a CDS encoding alpha/beta hydrolase family protein, which yields MKVHFSDEQFSFQYLRILGTCAVGGADIGECLMTAARIREADFESWHAEWRRTAEQVEGYAREAGASRVSAGEAYMRAFSYYRASEFFLHGDPADPRIVETWGKSRTCFREALALLDIEHEVVAIPYDGTAMPGYFFPAGGEGRPTAVLTTGFDGTAEELYLDYGISALKRGYNVLAFEGPGQGAVIREQGLAFRPDWETVMTPAVDWLLARPEVDQGRVALIGASMGGYLAPRAAACDHRIAALVANGGVFDADYTKLTVMAGDVIETLHTDPGAFDAAVREVMKTDPAIRWAFQHGMYVYGAASPHEWLLMSQAYTLEGMAGEIACPTLVIEAGNERSFPGRARLLYNALACEKEWMPFPAAEGIEEHCGTGGTMRRNQRIFDWLDRVLGAGEEGG from the coding sequence ATGAAAGTCCACTTCAGCGACGAGCAGTTCTCCTTCCAGTACCTCCGTATCCTCGGGACGTGCGCCGTCGGAGGCGCGGACATCGGGGAATGCCTGATGACCGCGGCACGGATCCGGGAAGCCGACTTCGAGAGCTGGCATGCAGAATGGCGGCGGACGGCCGAACAGGTGGAGGGCTATGCCCGCGAGGCCGGGGCCAGCCGCGTCAGTGCCGGAGAGGCATATATGCGGGCATTCTCCTATTACCGGGCGTCGGAGTTCTTCCTCCACGGCGACCCGGCCGACCCGCGGATCGTCGAGACCTGGGGGAAATCGCGCACCTGCTTCAGAGAGGCCCTCGCCCTCCTCGACATCGAGCACGAGGTCGTCGCCATCCCGTACGATGGGACAGCCATGCCCGGCTACTTCTTCCCGGCAGGCGGGGAGGGGCGACCGACCGCGGTCCTCACCACCGGCTTCGACGGCACCGCGGAGGAACTCTACCTGGACTACGGGATCTCGGCCCTGAAAAGAGGATACAATGTCCTCGCCTTCGAGGGGCCGGGACAGGGCGCGGTGATACGCGAGCAGGGCCTTGCCTTCAGGCCCGACTGGGAGACGGTGATGACCCCGGCCGTCGACTGGCTCCTCGCACGGCCGGAGGTCGACCAGGGGCGTGTCGCCCTGATCGGCGCCTCGATGGGAGGGTACCTCGCGCCGCGGGCGGCAGCCTGCGATCACCGGATCGCCGCGCTCGTCGCCAACGGCGGGGTCTTCGACGCCGACTACACGAAATTGACCGTGATGGCCGGCGATGTGATCGAGACCCTCCACACCGACCCCGGCGCCTTCGACGCCGCCGTGCGGGAGGTGATGAAGACCGACCCCGCGATCCGCTGGGCCTTCCAGCACGGCATGTACGTCTACGGCGCAGCCTCGCCGCACGAGTGGCTCCTCATGTCGCAGGCCTACACCCTGGAGGGCATGGCCGGCGAGATCGCCTGCCCCACACTCGTCATCGAGGCCGGGAACGAGCGGTCTTTCCCGGGCAGGGCACGCCTCCTGTACAACGCCCTCGCCTGCGAGAAGGAGTGGATGCCCTTCCCGGCCGCGGAGGGTATCGAGGAGCACTGCGGCACAGGTGGGACGATGCGGCGGAACCAGCGGATCTTCGACTGGCTCGACAGGGTGCTCGGTGCGGGGGAAGAGGGAGGATGA
- a CDS encoding helix-turn-helix transcriptional regulator, with protein MDAHDSSIGPDRIRFYTAPAVVRLLVALSGGGQRAHHLAAVTGCRWDETEEALRGLQHRGMISREAGGYRLTQSGHVLAGRLLSCASGLYRALYSRPGFSLPPLPLVVEGVLDDIGHLSVPSYQDAFRHPECAEGEMREWMLSRGYLSDADGALRLTPRGEAYLTFLDRCSRTIATIEQFNSFFESHSLDDIPEFAVQRIGDLMGGVHFMYLPANLEEGLENFLEILKEAGSIHGVSTWSLPFVAEAIWKRVTAGAEVELVITPDLAGPLWQEEFVGRERDVADVPNFRLFVSTVPITVGLTVTDRALSLGLCREDGTYDTVHDLVSRAPEALAWGERLFEYYKDHAVPIEDFFREREKTT; from the coding sequence ATGGACGCACACGATAGTAGCATCGGTCCTGACCGGATCCGTTTTTACACCGCACCGGCGGTGGTCCGCCTCCTGGTGGCACTCTCGGGCGGCGGACAACGCGCCCACCACCTTGCCGCCGTCACGGGGTGCCGGTGGGACGAGACCGAGGAGGCCCTCCGCGGCCTCCAGCACCGCGGGATGATCAGCCGCGAAGCAGGGGGGTATCGGCTCACACAGAGCGGGCACGTCCTTGCAGGCAGGCTCCTTTCCTGCGCGTCCGGGCTGTACAGGGCCCTCTACAGCAGACCGGGATTTTCTCTCCCGCCGTTGCCCCTCGTGGTCGAGGGCGTGCTCGACGATATCGGCCATCTGTCTGTGCCCTCCTATCAGGACGCTTTCCGGCACCCGGAATGTGCGGAGGGCGAGATGAGAGAGTGGATGCTCTCCCGCGGATATCTCTCCGATGCAGACGGCGCCCTCCGCCTGACGCCGAGAGGCGAGGCATATCTCACCTTCCTCGACCGCTGCAGCAGGACGATCGCGACCATCGAACAGTTCAACAGTTTTTTCGAGAGCCACTCCCTCGACGACATCCCGGAGTTCGCCGTACAGCGTATCGGGGATCTGATGGGCGGCGTACATTTCATGTACCTCCCGGCAAACTTGGAGGAGGGGTTAGAGAATTTCCTGGAGATCCTCAAGGAGGCCGGATCCATCCACGGCGTCTCGACATGGTCCCTGCCCTTCGTCGCCGAGGCCATCTGGAAAAGGGTGACCGCGGGGGCGGAGGTGGAACTCGTCATCACGCCCGACCTTGCCGGACCGCTCTGGCAGGAGGAGTTCGTCGGCAGGGAAAGAGACGTCGCCGACGTCCCCAATTTCAGGCTCTTCGTCTCGACGGTCCCCATCACGGTCGGGCTCACGGTCACCGACAGGGCGCTCTCCCTCGGCCTGTGCCGTGAGGACGGCACCTACGATACCGTGCACGACCTGGTCAGCAGGGCGCCCGAAGCGCTGGCATGGGGCGAGCGGCTCTTCGAGTATTATAAAGACCACGCAGTGCCGATAGAGGATTTTTTCCGGGAACGGGAGAAGACAACATAA
- a CDS encoding proline iminopeptidase-family hydrolase: MTTNILAHDQIATFIPENVKRKSMDLPHEGFADVPSGKIVYHVAGAEESGTPLLVLHGGPGCTSDYLEPLAALGGRPIVFYDQLGCGDSDRPADPSLRTLERAVDELAAVRKALGLDRVHILGQSWGTMLAVEYMLTHRPDGVESLVLSAPCLSASHWAADGRRYLLALPDDHREAVLRAEEAGSYDGPAYQEAMTAYYRLHVCRTDPWPDCLMKTFERLNADIYLQMWGPSEFTITGSLGDFERAERLHEIRVPTLFTCGEFDEATPETTAYYHSMMPGSEVAVFDGASHEHHLEATVAYLATVREFLARVEG; the protein is encoded by the coding sequence TTGACGACAAACATTCTCGCCCACGACCAGATCGCCACCTTCATCCCGGAAAACGTCAAGAGAAAAAGTATGGATCTCCCCCATGAAGGTTTCGCAGACGTTCCCAGCGGAAAGATAGTGTATCATGTCGCCGGCGCGGAGGAGAGCGGCACCCCTCTCCTCGTCCTCCACGGCGGCCCTGGTTGCACGTCCGACTACCTCGAACCTCTCGCCGCCCTCGGGGGGAGGCCGATTGTCTTCTACGACCAGCTCGGCTGCGGCGACTCCGACCGCCCGGCCGACCCCTCCCTCCGGACGCTGGAACGTGCCGTGGACGAACTCGCCGCGGTGCGGAAGGCCCTCGGCCTCGACCGCGTCCACATCCTCGGCCAGTCCTGGGGGACGATGCTCGCCGTCGAATACATGCTCACGCACCGGCCCGACGGGGTGGAAAGCCTCGTCCTCTCCGCACCCTGCCTCTCGGCATCGCACTGGGCCGCGGACGGGCGGAGATATCTCCTGGCCCTCCCCGACGACCACAGGGAGGCGGTCCTCCGCGCCGAAGAGGCGGGCAGCTACGACGGTCCCGCCTACCAGGAGGCGATGACGGCCTACTACCGCCTTCATGTCTGCCGCACAGACCCCTGGCCCGACTGCCTGATGAAAACATTCGAGCGCCTGAACGCCGACATCTACCTCCAGATGTGGGGGCCGAGCGAGTTCACCATCACCGGAAGCCTCGGCGACTTCGAGCGCGCCGAACGCCTCCATGAGATCCGGGTCCCCACCCTCTTCACCTGCGGGGAGTTCGACGAGGCGACCCCGGAGACGACGGCATACTACCACAGCATGATGCCGGGGTCGGAGGTCGCCGTCTTCGACGGGGCGTCCCACGAGCACCACCTTGAGGCGACGGTCGCCTACCTCGCGACGGTGCGGGAGTTCCTCGCCAGAGTCGAAGGCTGA
- a CDS encoding radical SAM protein: MSTIIYESKGRAREYSELAANLYRGCDHGCIYCYAPLATRKSREVFLKPAVREGVINKLFNDAEELEKKKEERYILLCFTTDPYLHLDEKYQLTRKAIQILLSHNLKVTILTKGGRRSERDFDLLESHPHMTKYGATLVFTNEEQRKVIEPNAAPTSERIQALKNAHDRGIYTYISLEPVWDPEQSLQLIDLTHEFVDHYKVGKLNYNSRQQEIDWKEFRENAIKKLEHYKKSYYIKNDLLQY, translated from the coding sequence ATGTCTACTATAATTTATGAAAGCAAAGGAAGAGCACGTGAGTATTCTGAATTGGCAGCTAATCTATATCGCGGTTGCGATCATGGCTGTATTTATTGCTACGCACCTCTTGCAACAAGGAAAAGCAGGGAAGTATTTCTTAAACCCGCTGTAAGAGAAGGGGTTATCAATAAGTTATTTAATGACGCAGAAGAATTAGAAAAAAAGAAGGAAGAGCGATATATTTTACTTTGTTTTACGACAGATCCATATTTACATCTTGATGAAAAGTATCAACTTACCCGAAAGGCAATTCAGATCCTACTCAGTCACAATCTAAAAGTGACCATTCTGACAAAGGGAGGACGTCGTTCGGAAAGGGATTTTGACCTTTTAGAATCTCATCCTCATATGACTAAGTATGGAGCAACACTTGTTTTTACTAACGAAGAGCAAAGAAAAGTTATTGAACCAAATGCGGCCCCCACCAGCGAAAGAATTCAAGCTTTAAAAAATGCTCATGATCGAGGAATCTATACATACATCTCCTTAGAACCTGTCTGGGATCCTGAACAGAGTTTGCAATTGATTGATCTAACTCACGAATTTGTTGATCACTACAAAGTGGGAAAATTAAATTATAATTCCCGACAGCAGGAAATTGACTGGAAGGAATTTCGTGAAAATGCCATTAAAAAACTAGAGCATTACAAAAAATCGTATTATATCAAAAATGATTTATTGCAATATTAA